tttaggagctgctaactgagctacttagctaactgttcacgtcacaaacacattaatgtgtactacatagtgcactagatagtgtgcaagataatagatttatgttacatacatagtgcactagattgtatattagaaaagaatttatgttccttacttagtgcactacatagtgtactagataatagacctatgttccttacataatgctttaggtagcgtattagttaacggatttaggttccctacatagtattttagatatgaatttgtttcctacgtagtgcactagatagtgaattagacaattggtttatgttccctacatagtgcactagattgtatatcagatcacggatttatgttccctacatagtgcactagatagtgtgttagaaaacgcattcatgttcactacatagtgcactagaaagtataactagatgatgatttgtgttccttacatagtgcactagatagtgtattacataattaaatatgttccctacatagtgcactaaattgtatatcagataacggatttatgttccctacatagtgcactagacagtatattagacaattgatttatgttccctacgcagtgcgctagattgtatatcagataacggatttaatacgtgatcggggaaaaaagtctgtgtcgcctgcgtgcacgtttgtgtcgctcttggccgctcgttctagattctgggagattttatctgacttgcgggcatcagggagccgctatgtatatgtggGAGACtaccggaacttccgggagacttgggatatCTGCAAGCAAGTGATTGATGAAGATTGGCACAGTTCATATACAATAGTAAATGAATCACAAGAGTAAATGAATCCGTGGATCAATGCGCAATTAAATCCTTGCAAAGACATGTATAACAGCAAGACTAGCTATAGTATCTATGATAATATGCACTTAATGGgcaatttattgatttttactcACTGGTTCACCCTGGTCAATGGCGAAACCATTGATTGGAGAATTGTCTGCATAACATTGCAGACCATCACATATTTACACTTTTCACCCAGTAGCAATTTGGTGTTACCTGCTCACCATTTGCATGTTGCTGGGATGTGGGAGAACAACACAGTACcagaaaaaatgtaaacaggtgAAACTTCCAACAGGCAGTGATGAGaggtgaggattgaacccaggtctctaGAACCCATGTTGCTACGTAGCACTCACTCCACCAGCTGTTTAACAGTGCCGCCTTACattgaataataatattagataAATACTCCCAGAAGTACGGTTAACTACATTGGAGTGTTGTTAATGTGTGCTGTAAATCTATTCATGAGCTGGTCATGGTGTTTGGACTGACCAAACTAAAGACAAGGTTTAGTGGAGGCATCCGTGCTGTCATATTTTGTAGTTGAGGTTGTAAATGATTTAATTCTAAGTTCCTGGTCACCATGCAGATCCAAAATAGTGCTTCAAAGGTTGGAACTTCAAACCTTCAACTAAGACAAACCAAAGAAACACACTCTTGACCAGGAATTCCTAATAGGAGGTTGAAGCAGTCTTTTCAATGTAAATTTTGCCACATGATGTCATTTTAACATGGTTGTTCACATTGTCAACAAGATAAAGTAGCATTAATCTACTTACAAATTGATTGAAAGATCAATAAACATACAGTTAGGCAAGGATGTAGCCATGATTTGATCAAGGGGGAAGGGGTTCTGCAATTCTAACAACATTTCTGCCacatatcaacaactgatgtGAACACTGATGGATTTTTAAATTGTGGACTTTAAATCTATTGctcattcaattcaattcatttATAACTGggttggcacggtggctaagtgggtagcactgtcacctcacagcaagaaggtcctgggttcgatccccaggtggggcagtgtggatcctttctgtggagtttgcatgttctccctgtgtctgtgtgggtttcctcccacagtccaaagacatgcaagtgaggtgaattggagatacaaaattgtgtgtttgatattaaacttgcaaactgatgaatcttgtgtaacgaataactgtcatgaatgtaaccaaagtgtgtaaaagtcctaataaataaataattaaacatttataactGCACTGCAGAGACTTGTTTGTGTATGGCATGAGTCTTttgttgtgttctgtttttttcccGAATTTTTACTGTTGAATTTTTACAGTGTGTACCCTCATTGTTGTataatgctactggggctttataCAACAATAATgccttatctatctgtcttatctatctatctatctatctatctatctatctatctatctatctatctatctatctatctatctatctatctatctatctatctaagtacatatctatctgtctgtctatctaagtaaatatctgtctctctgtctatctatatatctatgtctgtctatctaagtaaatatctgtctgtctgtctgtctgtctatctaagtaaatatctatctgtctgttgtctatctaagtaaatatctatctatctatctatctatctatctatctatctatctatctatctatctatctatctatctatctgtctgtctgtctgtctaagtaaatatctatctatctatttgtctgtctgtctgtctaagtaaatatctatctatctgtctgtctgtgtctgtctaagtaaatatctatctatctgtctgtctgtctgtctgtctgtctgtgtaaatatctgtctgtctatctatctatctgtctaagtaaatatctatctatatatctgtctatttgtctgtctgtctagctatctatctgtctgtctaagtaaatatctatctatctgtctatttgtctgtctgtccatccatccatccatccatccatccatccatccatccatctgtccaaaGTAAATATCTATCCAATGAGCTGGTCAGGGTGTTTGGAGAGACCAGACTGAAGACAGGGTTTAGTGCAGTGTGGATGTTTTCATGTTATAATACTTGGTCAGTATCCGCTCCTGCTTCTCCACCTACTTTCGCTTTAACAGTTTCTCTCAGACACTCCCAGCTTTAGCGCCTCCCTTTCCTCCATTATAAACGGCCGCTTACAACCGACTTCCGCCTTCAAGTCGTGAGAGCCCGTGTTTAACTCGCTGGTTATAACACGATAGTTTTAACTTCTGTTTTGACGAAAATGTAACAGAGATCGAGTTTAAACTCTTACTCGTCTAGATCAGTTTCACTTATCGACTTTTTCCAAGATTTCGGATGCAAAAATCGGGACTTTTCACGATGCTACAGGGTCTGTGCTTAGGGAAATCTAATGGCGACTGCAGTAACGGCGGCTCGTGCAGGGAGAAGTCGACGCCTCACGCGCCTCTGCTCAACCGAAATTCTCTCACTTTGGAAATATCACCAGAATCTCATCGCGGTTCCGACGACGGTTCTTTACCGACTTCACCCGACTACAGCTCCGACGATTCTCTCGGTGCTGACGGCTGCTTCCTGGATCACAACACCAGAGACATCCTGAGCGAGTTCTTCTGCTCCGGTGCTCACTCCTGCCCTCAGCACCAGAAGGTTCTACTCACCATGAGGCGGGTTGTGGACAGTCTGCTGGTCAAACACCAGTTCACTTAtaaaggtatttatttattcataaccAAACAAAAGCACCTGGtgcagtatagtacagtatagtattttcagtacagtacagtattcaaTTTACCGAGTGCGTAGCGagctttgtttatttaaataagagCGTCTGCACAGTGACTACACAAATCCACAGCGAGCTAAATTTGCTTTACTGCtcctcaagtgtgtgtgtgtgtctgagtgtgtgtgtgtctgagtgtgtgtgtgtgtctgagtgtgtgtgtgtgtgtctgagtgtgtgtgtgtgtgtctgagtgtgtgtgtgtgtgtctgagtgtgtgtgtgtgtctgagtgtgtgtgtgtgtctgagtgtgtgtgtctgagtgtgtgtgtgtgtctgagtgtgtgtgtgtgtgtctgagtgtgtgtgtgtgtgtctgagtgtgtgtgtgtgtctgagtgtgtgtgtgtgtctgagtgtgtgtgtgtgtgtctgagtgtgtgtgtgtgtgtctgagtgtgtgtgtgtgtgtctgagtgtgtgtgtgtgtctgagtgtgtgtgtgtgtgagtgtgtgtgtgtgtctgagtgtgtgtgtctgagtgtgtgtgtgtctgagtgtgtgtgtgtctgtgtgtgtgtgtgtctgagtgtgtgtgtgtgtgtctgtgtgtgtctgtgtctgagtgtgtgtgtgtgtctgagtgtgtgtgtgtctgagtgtgtgtgtctgagtgtgtctgagtgtgtgtgtctgagtgtgtgtgtgtctgagtctgagtgtgtgtgtgtctgagtgtgtgtgtgtctgagtgtgtgtgtctgtgagtgtgtgtgtctgtgagtgtgtgtgtgtgtctgagtgtgtgtctgtgtgtctgagtgtgtgtgtgtctgagtgtgtgtctgagtgtgtctgagtgtgtgtgtatgtaagtgtgtgtgtgtctgtctgtttgagtgtgtgtatgtatgtgtgtatgtatttgtgtgtgtgtgtttgtttgcctGCAAAAGGAACAGTCGCATTTTTTACACTTGTGGTCACAATTCTTTGACCATTAATGTTAAGATTTTTACTCTTGTCACTCACTTATCCCTTGAGCTAATATAAAGAACGTaacctagggctgggcggtatggcGGTACAGTCGGTACactgtctttgattcctcatactgaatggatttttcatatatcGGCATATTGTAGCagagttaatacaacagctgtagcttcagtaggcagcaaattatataatattcctctatagacggtcatgaaagaagctttcagagcaataattaaaacactagATTCCAGGTTAGTCTATA
This DNA window, taken from Trichomycterus rosablanca isolate fTriRos1 chromosome 3, fTriRos1.hap1, whole genome shotgun sequence, encodes the following:
- the mcl1b gene encoding induced myeloid leukemia cell differentiation protein Mcl-1b, encoding MQKSGLFTMLQGLCLGKSNGDCSNGGSCREKSTPHAPLLNRNSLTLEISPESHRGSDDGSLPTSPDYSSDDSLGADGCFLDHNTRDILSEFFCSGAHSCPQHQKVLLTMRRVVDSLLVKHQFTYKGMLTKISLGRREGDMTLVSSMAKEVFSDGITNWGRIASLLAFGTVVCQYEKENGRGNSASLVADEISSYLLSDQRKWLVKNKAWDGFVEFFHVPDPESTVRSALMAFVTVAGIGASIAFMAR